A portion of the Bacillus sp. V2I10 genome contains these proteins:
- a CDS encoding helix-turn-helix transcriptional regulator, protein MWGIGKTRSKLGKWLDKRGLEQKDLEKASKVSHKTISKACNEKDYIPSQSVMKKILSAVRKIDSNAKMNDFWDM, encoded by the coding sequence GTGTGGGGTATTGGAAAAACTCGAAGTAAATTGGGTAAATGGCTTGATAAACGTGGGCTAGAACAAAAGGATTTAGAAAAGGCCTCAAAAGTAAGTCACAAGACTATATCCAAGGCTTGTAATGAAAAGGATTATATACCAAGCCAAAGTGTTATGAAGAAAATCTTGTCAGCTGTAAGGAAAATAGATTCTAACGCTAAAATGAATGATTTTTGGGATATGTAG
- a CDS encoding helix-turn-helix domain-containing protein, with the protein MIQDNWNYALETGFFTDEEMLFLLRIQRFLQFKSNCIVDDIHSRSAVPMTQKAIAERLRTSSPKISRIVNDLVEKGVIVKAQGQKIEGNNARTYALFINPNIIYSGERDNVETLFKCRQMSSP; encoded by the coding sequence TTGATTCAAGATAATTGGAATTATGCTTTGGAAACTGGTTTTTTCACTGATGAAGAAATGTTATTTTTATTACGTATTCAACGCTTTTTGCAGTTTAAAAGTAATTGCATTGTTGATGATATACATTCGCGAAGTGCCGTTCCTATGACACAAAAAGCAATAGCTGAAAGGCTAAGAACTAGCTCTCCAAAGATTAGTAGAATTGTAAATGATCTTGTTGAAAAAGGTGTTATTGTTAAAGCACAAGGTCAAAAAATAGAAGGAAATAACGCTCGTACATACGCTTTATTTATTAATCCTAATATTATTTATAGTGGTGAACGTGATAACGTAGAAACCTTATTTAAATGTAGGCAAATGTCTAGTCCCTAG